CTCTAATGGTTCTAAACAGGTCTGGAGTTCCTGAAGTAACATACAATACAGCTTTTTACGAGGTTGCTGGCAAGCAATTACTGATATACTTGTTCTCGTCATCACCTAACCCCACAGGAAGTTTTACTTACGTAAAGATAGAGTTCATGCCCAGAAGCACATACCCTCAAACTATACTATTTGCAGTTCCTCTAATACTCAGTTTGACGACCTTGATACTAGGGTTAGTAAGCGTGTTTGTAACGAGACGTTTACGTTCCCTACGCTAGAGACCTTGGTTACAAAAAGTTTTCTGTTGAAAGCTGGTCTTAGCTACTGACGTAGATATTAGGGTATTTCCTTGACAAAACGAGACGTAATGATGTAGCCTGTGTGAGTCACACCAATTGACTTAGGTCTGAGAGCTTCTTGATTTGCTTGATATTCTCTGAGCATCAACTCTGTCACACTGATGTTGATAAGTTTTTTAGATTCTTTCATGTAGTTCAGCGTTCTTAATACTTGATTTACTGTAGGGACGAAAATTACTACGCTACCTGAGGGCTTTAGAGAGCTTTGTAGGTGAGGGAAGACGTCCCAGGGGTTGGGCATGTCAAGGAATAGAGCGTCTAAATCACGCTCATCAATTCCTTGAGTAATGTCTTTATTCTTTATTGTTACTCTGTTAGAGAGTCCCGCAATCTCTAGATTTCTTAAAGCGACCTCAATATATTCTTTGTTGATTTCGTAACCGTACACATGACCACTAGAGCCTACTGCCCAAGCCAAGACAGCCGTTAAGAAGCCCGTGCCCACCCCCGCCTCAGCAACTCTAGAACCCTCTCCAATACCTGACTGCATCACTATGTAGGCTAAGTCTTTAGGATATATCACTTGTGTGACTCTCTTGAAAGACTTAAACATAAGGTCTACTAACGTCGGCTTCAAGACATACGCCGTGACACCAGTGCTTAACCTAACCTTAGACCCCCACTCAAGACCTACCAAATCATCGAGGTTCAGATATCCCCTATCAGTATGTAGAGTCTTGCCCTTAACTACCCTAACGACTTTAGACCTCTTCTCATCCACGTATATTAACACCAAATCTCCTATATTGATCAACCTAAACCCTCAAACTAAATAATCAAGTAATTCTTAAGCTATTAGCTTTTTGTCAGATCCGGTGTCACTCGTCACGAGTCCGAAATACCTGCCCTCATCATCTAATTAATTATTTCTTTAAACTCATTATTTATTTCTACTTAGTAGTCAGCGACTCAAGTATCCAGTTAAGGTATTCGGGGTTTCCCGTGTTTATCTCTAGTCCTATCACTTCAGGTACTCTATACGGGTGATTACTCCTCACGAAGCTTATTAGCTCTTGTGCTTTGCTGGACTCGGTCTTGATTATCAGTAATGACTCAGTGTCTTCACTGACTTTACCCTCCCACCAATAAGTGGACTTAATTCCGTTGATCAAGTTAACGCAGGCAGCAAGTTTTTCCTCGACTAACTTCCTAGCAAGCTCTCTCATGTGGTCCTCAGGTCCTGTCACAAAGAATAGTAGGTACTTGCGAGAACCGCCTGTAGCCATCTTTATTAACCCTCCTCAAGCACTGCTAGCGCGGCCATAACCTTTGAGTCCTCAATCATGTTGTCTATTTTGGAGTATTCGTTAGGTTGATGCGCGGTTTCGTCTATGGTAGACCACACTACGGCTGGGATACCTAGCTTCCTGAAGTACGCGGCGAAGGTTCCACCACCTATGCCACCAATCTTAGGTTCTTTTCCTCTTAATTCTTTAACAGCTCTTACGAGCAACTTAACTATTAGGCTGTCAGGCGGTGTAGGAGGCGGTGCGTCAAGCCTCTCCACCACCTCAACCTTAATCACTGGAAGTTTCTCGCTACCTACTAGTCTGTAGTGCTTGCCTTCAAGCTCTTTTGCTATGTCTTCTGCATCACGCAGAACGTTGTCGAGGCTATAATTGGGGAGTACTCTACAGTCAAAAACCACCTCGCACTCACCAGGTATTATGTTTGGTGCGTTGCTAGTACTCCTCCACAACGTCGGTTCAAACGTGCTTACTGGTGGCTCGTATAGGTCGTCTCTTAAGGAGTATTTCTCGTGAAATACTCTACTTAATACATTCACGTACTCAGATAACACGTTGTTGGGGTTGAAGCCTAAATGCGGCATGCTCGCGTGAACCTGCTTTCCTCTAACTCTGACTCTAAACCACAAAATGCTTTTTTCTGCAACTTCTATGAAGGTGCCCTCGCTATTTCCTGCGTCAGGAACTAACACTAAGTCGTCTCTTCTGAAGAGATCTGGACGTTTATTAACTAGCCAGCCCAGCCC
Above is a window of Zestosphaera sp. DNA encoding:
- a CDS encoding tRNA (adenine-N1)-methyltransferase, producing the protein MLIYVDEKRSKVVRVVKGKTLHTDRGYLNLDDLVGLEWGSKVRLSTGVTAYVLKPTLVDLMFKSFKRVTQVIYPKDLAYIVMQSGIGEGSRVAEAGVGTGFLTAVLAWAVGSSGHVYGYEINKEYIEVALRNLEIAGLSNRVTIKNKDITQGIDERDLDALFLDMPNPWDVFPHLQSSLKPSGSVVIFVPTVNQVLRTLNYMKESKKLINISVTELMLREYQANQEALRPKSIGVTHTGYIITSRFVKEIP
- the cutA gene encoding divalent-cation tolerance protein CutA: MATGGSRKYLLFFVTGPEDHMRELARKLVEEKLAACVNLINGIKSTYWWEGKVSEDTESLLIIKTESSKAQELISFVRSNHPYRVPEVIGLEINTGNPEYLNWILESLTTK
- a CDS encoding M20 family metallo-hydrolase encodes the protein MVSVKELARVVESFKDEMVSTLMKLIEVPAIGPDNGGEGELDKALRLQEIIRDWSFDKIERVDVPDQRAKGGVRPNILAYYYGEAGRESPRLWILTHLDVVPPGDLSQWTVTEPFKPLVKEERVYGRGSEDNGQSMVASLYAVKALMSLGIRPKRTVVLAFVSDEETGSRYGLGWLVNKRPDLFRRDDLVLVPDAGNSEGTFIEVAEKSILWFRVRVRGKQVHASMPHLGFNPNNVLSEYVNVLSRVFHEKYSLRDDLYEPPVSTFEPTLWRSTSNAPNIIPGECEVVFDCRVLPNYSLDNVLRDAEDIAKELEGKHYRLVGSEKLPVIKVEVVERLDAPPPTPPDSLIVKLLVRAVKELRGKEPKIGGIGGGTFAAYFRKLGIPAVVWSTIDETAHQPNEYSKIDNMIEDSKVMAALAVLEEG